One window of the Equus caballus isolate H_3958 breed thoroughbred chromosome 2, TB-T2T, whole genome shotgun sequence genome contains the following:
- the SCP2 gene encoding sterol carrier protein 2 isoform X3: protein MGFPEAASYFGTHQIEAAPTSSAVDGFKANLVFKEIEKKLEEEGEQFVKKIGGIFAFKVKDGPGGKEATWVVDVKNGKGSVLPNSDKKADCTITMADSDLLALMTGKMNPQSAFFQGKLKITGNMGLAMKLQNLQLQPGKAKL from the exons ttATTTTGGAACTCATCAAATTGAGGCTGCACCAACCAGCTCTGCAGTCGATGGATTTAAGGCCAATCTTGTCTTTAAGGAGATTGAGAAGAAGCTTGAAGAG gaaGGGGAACAATTTGTGAAGAAAATCGGTGGTATTTTTGCCTTCAAGGTGAAGGATGGCCCCGGGGGTAAAGAAGCCACCTGGGTGGTGGATGTGAAGAACGGCAAAGGATCAGTGCTTCCTAACTCAG ATAAGAAGGCCGACTGCACAATCACAATGGCCGACTCGGACTTACTGGCTTTAATGACGGGTAAAATGAATCCTCAGTCG GCCTTCTTTCAAGGCAAATTGAAAATCACTGGCAACATGGGTCTGGCTATGAAGTTACAAAATCTTCAGCTTCAGCCAGGCAAAGCTAAGCTGTGA